In a single window of the Rhopalosiphum padi isolate XX-2018 chromosome 1, ASM2088224v1, whole genome shotgun sequence genome:
- the LOC132917228 gene encoding acetyl-coenzyme A transporter 1-like, translating into MTNPQKINNASEELDVTLHSMSTKPNLKGDRPNLFLLILLYIMQGIPFGFSISALPIILQSKKVVTYGEQALLSYALWPYSLKLLWAPLVDVHYVQWIGKRKSWLLPVQYLMGVFLIYTANNINDWIPETGKPNILILTCVFFVLNLLASTQNIVVDSWALTMLKKANVGYSSVCSSSGFAIGIMIGSVIPVLLTSEDFCNKHLRLTPGMGGIMTLERLFFICGILFILVATLIGIFKKEKDIKLEDNYAQPCVTNSYKLLWDIIKLPNLRVLLIALLTMKVGFSAMRNSLVYLKLVEVGIPKDDIMVLTTAMFAVKILTPFAVSKYTSGPKPMSVCLKSMPIKLIWSFTYIAFIYFTPMIIYRNGVLNVPVYYYLVLGFLNAVSEALSYIMLVAITAFFSRISDYRFGGIYMTLLNTVSNFGMTYSSSIGLKFIDFLTFKKCSNDSDNNCSTADLKNTCNTNGGNCLITVDGYYVEIIICVVIGFIWYGMFKNMFKNFQTKSSSYWMVYVDRRSEESVKIDVEPCSKNVIQSDHSVTLTNK; encoded by the exons ATGACAAACCCACAGAAAATTAACAATGCATCTGAAGAACTTGATGTGACACTTCACTCGATGTCGACTAAACCAAATTTAAAGGGAGACCGGccgaacttatttttattaatattattgtacataatgcAAGGAATTCcttttggattttcaatttcagCTCTACCAATAATTCTGCAAAGCAAAAAAGTAGTAACTTATGGAGAACag GCGTTATTGAGTTACGCCCTATGGCCCTATAGTCTAAAACTACTTTGGGCTCCGTTAGTAGACGTCCATTATGTACAATGGATAGGAAAACGAAAATCATGGCTCCTGCCGGTTCAATACTTAATGG GGgtgtttttgatttatacgGCGAATAACATCAATGACTGGATACCCGAAACAGGAAAacctaacatattaatattaacgtgCGTGTTCTTCGTGCTCAATCTGCTGGCTTCGACGCAGAACATAGTAGTCGACAGTTGGGCACTGACAATGCTGaaaaa agCCAATGTTGGTTATTCGTCTGTATGCAGTTCTTCGGGGTTTGCAATTGGCATCATGATAGGTTCCGTGATTCCCGTTCTGCTAACATCCGAAGACTTCTGTAACAAACATTTACGACTCACACCCGGCATGGGAGGTATTATGACTCTCGAAA gattatttttcatttgcggcattttattcatattagtaGCAACTTTAAtcggtatatttaaaaaagaaaaggaTATTAAATTGGAAGATAATTATGCACAGCCTTGCGTtactaatagttataaattactttGGGATATTATAAAACTACCTAATCTTCGTGTATTATTGATAGCATTACTAACAATGAag GTTGGATTTTCTGCGATGAGAAATTCTTTAGTTTATTTGAAACTTGTCGAAGTCGGCATACCCAAAGATGATATAATGGTACTCACTACAGCGATGTTTGCAGTAAAGATTTTAACACCATTCGCTGTATCCAAGTATACATCGGGTCCAAAACCGATGAGTGTGTGTTTAAAGTCGATGCCCATCAA ATTAATCTGGAGTTTTACATATattgcttttatttattttacaccaaTGATTATATATCGCAATGGGGTATTAAACGTACcagtatattactatttagtcTTAGGATTTTTAAACGCAGTAAGTGAG GCACTCTCCTACATAATGCTTGTAGCCATAACAGCATTTTTCTCTCGAATAAGTGACTATCGGTTTGGTGGAATATATATGACATTGTTGAACACAGTTTCAAATTTTGGAATGACCTATTCGTCATCTATAGGACTAAAATTTATCGACTTTTTAACGTTTAAAAAGTGTTCAAACGATTCTGACAATAATTGTTCTACAGCGGATTTAAAAAAC acGTGTAACACAAATGGTGGTAATTGCCTTATAACTGTGGACGGTTACTATGTAGAAATCATCATATGTGTGGTCATCGGCTTCATTTGGTAtggaatgtttaaaaatatgttcaaaaattttcaaacaaaaagtTCTTCTTACTGGATGGTGTATGTTGATCGAAGAAGTGAAGAAAGTGTCAAAATTGATGTTGAACCTTGTTCTAAAAACGTGATCCAAAGCGATCATTCTGTGACGTTaactaacaaataa